One genomic window of Halovivax cerinus includes the following:
- a CDS encoding BolA family protein, translating into MEPDAVAQLIEENLPDAEATVGRARGHHDDDHLAATVVSPAFEGRSLVDQHQLVYDALGEHMTTDIHALELSTYTPDEYDD; encoded by the coding sequence ATGGAACCGGACGCAGTCGCGCAGCTGATCGAGGAGAACCTCCCTGACGCCGAGGCGACCGTCGGACGGGCACGCGGACACCACGACGACGACCACCTCGCGGCGACCGTTGTGTCGCCGGCGTTCGAAGGCCGGTCGCTCGTCGATCAGCACCAGCTCGTCTACGACGCCCTCGGCGAACACATGACGACGGACATCCACGCGCTCGAACTCTCGACGTACACGCCCGACGAGTACGACGACTGA
- a CDS encoding MBL fold metallo-hydrolase produces MVESDWGDWLVRDVAEADPDGIALWYLGCNGFVLKAADGTTISVDPYVGLGDPPRTVRMIPVPFDPTDVTRMDAILATHEHTDHVHGPTQAPILAETASTFYGPDASVEVTRSERWTDEWNVDPSQIRSVSVGDTFDVGSVTITVEAATDPDADEPVSYVIQHGDVTIFHGGDSRPSDAFERIGRSYDIDLGILAFGSVGRIPDKQTREPKRTRWYNDENEIVRAANDLRFDRLLPSHWDMWRGLTADPTALSHHIGSFDYPRTLEIARIGDRIDL; encoded by the coding sequence ATGGTCGAAAGTGACTGGGGTGACTGGCTGGTACGCGACGTCGCCGAGGCCGATCCCGACGGCATAGCCCTCTGGTACCTGGGGTGTAACGGGTTCGTACTGAAGGCGGCGGACGGCACGACGATTTCGGTCGACCCGTACGTTGGACTCGGCGATCCTCCGCGGACGGTCAGGATGATTCCCGTCCCGTTCGATCCGACTGACGTCACTCGGATGGACGCGATCCTGGCGACCCACGAACACACGGATCACGTACACGGTCCGACACAGGCACCGATTCTCGCCGAGACCGCCTCGACGTTCTACGGCCCCGACGCGAGCGTCGAGGTTACTCGATCGGAACGATGGACCGACGAGTGGAACGTGGACCCATCTCAGATTCGATCGGTCTCAGTCGGCGACACCTTCGACGTGGGGTCGGTTACGATAACCGTCGAAGCGGCGACAGATCCTGACGCCGACGAGCCGGTCAGTTACGTCATCCAGCACGGAGACGTCACGATCTTTCACGGTGGCGACTCGCGTCCCTCGGATGCGTTCGAACGAATCGGTCGATCGTACGATATCGACCTGGGTATTCTCGCGTTCGGCTCCGTCGGTCGGATCCCGGACAAACAGACGCGGGAGCCGAAGCGAACGAGATGGTACAACGACGAAAACGAGATCGTTCGTGCCGCGAACGACCTCCGGTTCGACCGACTGCTTCCCTCCCACTGGGACATGTGGCGCGGTTTGACGGCCGATCCGACGGCGTTGTCACACCACATCGGATCGTTCGACTACCCTCGGACCCTCGAAATCGCCCGTATCGGTGACCGCATCGATCTGTGA
- a CDS encoding ATP-binding cassette domain-containing protein, translating to MIDVESLRVSYGEAVVFDDFETSVPGGTFVGLVGPNGAGKSTLLRTISGSLSPDSGRITIDGTPVETLRSREQSRLVSVVPQDTSPAFSFTVGHFVEMGRTPYRSRFSPPDETDRRLVDEALDRTNTARFESRAIDELSGGERQRVVLARALAQDTPVILLDEPTASLDINHQVEILSLVADLAASGKTIVAAIHDLDLAARFCDELRLLADGSIVDRGRPDAVLDAETVERAFETEGVVTRNYATGTPSVTAHPSDTDSPAIPDRVHVLGTGPAAARVLSILSRTDSDVSIGPAPAGDVAAVTATELGVRSHDIQAFAGVDADGIRTLRIALHEADATVVTDDCALLDDDRVLSALSEQPTIAVATAAIGGDRHNSNPATGPFDRTSDPDSLLETLATIGAREDDETRASPNPRYPPL from the coding sequence GTGATCGACGTCGAGTCCCTCCGGGTGTCCTACGGCGAAGCGGTGGTATTCGACGACTTCGAAACCAGCGTACCCGGCGGAACGTTCGTCGGACTCGTGGGGCCCAACGGCGCCGGGAAATCGACGCTTCTCCGGACGATCAGCGGATCACTGTCTCCGGATTCGGGTCGCATCACGATCGACGGAACGCCCGTCGAAACGCTGCGTTCGCGCGAACAGAGCCGGCTCGTCTCGGTCGTCCCCCAGGACACGTCGCCGGCGTTTTCGTTCACCGTCGGGCACTTCGTCGAGATGGGACGAACACCCTACCGGTCACGGTTTTCGCCCCCAGACGAGACGGACCGTCGGCTCGTGGACGAGGCGCTCGACCGAACGAACACGGCACGATTCGAATCCCGTGCGATCGACGAACTGAGCGGCGGCGAACGCCAGCGAGTCGTCCTCGCGCGTGCGCTCGCACAGGATACGCCGGTGATTCTGCTCGACGAACCGACTGCGAGCCTCGACATCAACCATCAAGTCGAAATCCTCTCGCTCGTCGCGGATCTCGCCGCGTCCGGGAAGACGATCGTCGCTGCGATTCACGACCTGGACCTCGCCGCGCGGTTCTGTGACGAACTCCGCCTCCTCGCCGACGGATCGATCGTCGATCGGGGTCGACCGGACGCAGTCCTCGACGCAGAAACGGTCGAACGAGCGTTCGAAACCGAGGGCGTCGTCACGCGAAATTACGCGACTGGCACTCCATCGGTGACCGCACACCCCTCGGACACCGATTCACCGGCGATACCCGACCGAGTGCACGTTCTCGGGACCGGGCCGGCGGCAGCGAGAGTACTCTCAATTCTCTCTAGGACGGACAGTGACGTTTCGATCGGACCCGCCCCAGCCGGCGACGTGGCAGCTGTGACGGCGACCGAGCTGGGAGTGCGCAGTCACGACATTCAGGCGTTTGCCGGGGTAGATGCCGACGGAATACGGACGCTTCGGATCGCGCTCCACGAGGCAGACGCGACTGTCGTTACGGATGATTGTGCGCTTCTCGACGATGACCGAGTACTGTCGGCTCTCTCAGAGCAGCCGACGATCGCTGTCGCGACGGCGGCGATCGGCGGAGATCGCCACAATTCGAACCCTGCGACCGGCCCGTTCGACAGAACGTCAGATCCAGACTCTCTCCTCGAAACGCTGGCGACCATCGGTGCTCGAGAAGACGACGAGACGCGAGCGTCGCCGAACCCTCGATACCCACCTTTGTGA
- a CDS encoding presenilin family intramembrane aspartyl protease PSH codes for MNDRARIGLSAAGVVAIFLAVQFGALALVEPFQSTHGPAVEDPQDPANSGVFFGVILVATAIMLAAFRYDADRFIRWLIVGVSVLLSWYVFVVLIPPVVTVGGVNAIAGLAAGALGLGVLVYPEWYVVDAAGVLMAAGAAALFGISFGLLPALLFLVVLAVYDAISVYRTEHMLSLADGVLDLKIPVVFVVPTSLGYSYLDDGPRPDGSANGANVASEQASNEPEAPPATDGAGEPDPLDRDALFVGLGDAVIPTILVASSVTFLDAPLLDVPVFTLTLPALGAIVGTTAGLAILLSMVLKGKPHAGLPLLNGGAIAGYLLGAIAAGLSVATALGL; via the coding sequence ATGAACGACCGCGCTCGAATCGGACTGTCGGCCGCAGGGGTCGTCGCGATTTTCCTCGCCGTGCAGTTCGGGGCGCTGGCGCTCGTCGAACCGTTTCAGTCGACGCACGGTCCCGCCGTCGAGGATCCGCAGGATCCGGCGAATAGCGGCGTCTTCTTCGGCGTCATTCTCGTCGCGACAGCCATAATGCTCGCCGCATTCCGGTACGACGCGGATCGATTCATCCGCTGGCTCATCGTCGGTGTGAGCGTGCTACTCTCGTGGTACGTCTTCGTCGTCCTGATTCCACCCGTCGTGACGGTAGGCGGAGTCAACGCGATCGCCGGTCTGGCGGCGGGTGCGCTCGGCCTCGGGGTACTGGTCTATCCGGAGTGGTACGTCGTCGACGCCGCAGGCGTCTTGATGGCTGCCGGTGCGGCCGCGCTGTTCGGCATCAGTTTCGGTCTCCTCCCGGCGCTGCTCTTTCTCGTCGTCCTCGCCGTCTACGACGCGATCAGCGTCTATCGGACCGAGCACATGCTCTCGCTGGCAGACGGGGTGCTCGACCTGAAGATCCCGGTCGTCTTCGTCGTTCCCACGTCGCTCGGGTACTCGTATCTCGACGACGGGCCGCGTCCGGACGGGTCGGCGAACGGTGCCAACGTCGCGTCCGAACAGGCGTCGAACGAACCGGAAGCGCCACCCGCGACCGACGGCGCCGGTGAGCCCGACCCCCTCGATCGAGACGCGCTGTTCGTCGGTCTCGGCGACGCCGTCATCCCCACGATCCTCGTCGCGAGTAGCGTCACGTTCCTCGACGCGCCGCTCCTCGATGTTCCAGTGTTCACGCTGACGCTTCCGGCCCTCGGTGCGATCGTCGGAACGACCGCCGGGCTCGCGATACTGCTCTCGATGGTACTGAAGGGCAAACCACACGCGGGCCTTCCCCTCCTGAACGGTGGGGCGATCGCCGGCTACCTCCTGGGTGCGATCGCAGCAGGACTTTCGGTGGCGACCGCCCTCGGACTGTAG
- the btuC gene encoding vitamin B12 ABC transporter permease BtuC, giving the protein MDVRRRAVGWSVTLTGALVATVVVSAAIGPIRIEYVDVGKAILNALAVPTGVEIDSVSMPPFWWDVPRPTLSLRPLFGFDVHGPHESIVVDLRLPRIALAATVGTGLATAGAVMQGFFRNPLADPSIIGVSSGAAAGAVAMLAFPHLLPFAQLRWAAFVGALGAAGLVYAIATDGGKTPVATLLLAGVAVQTFLGAVISYLLVHSGDGLRAAVYWMMGRLTNGAWNDVGFALPFVLVGVGILFTYARDLNVLLLGEGDAHHLGIDVERTKLVLLVVSTVVTAAGVAVAGVIGFVGLVVPHMMRLVVGPDHRILLPTSALSGAIFLVVTDTIARSGPVEVPVGIVTAAVGAPFFLFLLARKEVHAL; this is encoded by the coding sequence ATGGACGTTCGACGTCGAGCGGTCGGCTGGTCCGTCACGTTGACGGGAGCCCTCGTGGCGACCGTCGTGGTCAGCGCCGCGATCGGACCGATCCGCATCGAGTACGTCGACGTCGGGAAGGCGATACTCAACGCACTCGCCGTGCCGACCGGCGTCGAAATCGACTCAGTCTCGATGCCACCGTTCTGGTGGGACGTGCCGCGGCCGACGCTGTCGCTTCGCCCCCTGTTCGGCTTCGACGTACACGGCCCGCACGAGTCGATCGTCGTCGACCTTCGGCTCCCGCGAATCGCTCTCGCCGCGACGGTCGGGACTGGCCTGGCGACCGCCGGAGCGGTCATGCAGGGATTTTTCAGGAACCCGCTCGCGGATCCGTCGATCATCGGGGTGTCCTCGGGGGCCGCCGCGGGCGCGGTGGCGATGCTGGCATTCCCGCATCTCCTCCCGTTCGCCCAGTTACGGTGGGCCGCGTTCGTCGGGGCTCTCGGCGCGGCCGGACTCGTATACGCGATCGCAACCGACGGTGGGAAGACCCCAGTCGCCACACTGCTCCTCGCCGGCGTCGCCGTCCAGACGTTCCTCGGTGCGGTCATCTCCTACTTGCTCGTGCACAGTGGGGACGGCCTCCGGGCGGCCGTCTACTGGATGATGGGCCGACTCACGAACGGCGCCTGGAACGACGTCGGATTCGCGTTGCCGTTCGTCCTCGTCGGAGTTGGGATACTGTTTACGTACGCACGTGACCTCAACGTCCTCCTCCTCGGGGAAGGAGACGCACATCACCTCGGTATCGACGTCGAGCGAACCAAACTCGTCTTGCTGGTCGTATCGACCGTCGTCACCGCGGCCGGCGTCGCCGTGGCGGGCGTCATCGGGTTCGTCGGCCTCGTCGTCCCGCACATGATGCGCCTCGTCGTCGGCCCGGACCACCGAATACTCCTCCCGACGAGTGCCCTCTCCGGGGCGATCTTTCTCGTCGTCACGGACACGATCGCCCGATCGGGCCCCGTCGAGGTTCCGGTCGGTATCGTAACCGCGGCCGTCGGTGCACCGTTCTTCCTCTTCCTGCTCGCTCGAAAGGAGGTGCACGCCCTGTGA
- a CDS encoding DUF5805 domain-containing protein encodes MSSDDRVAVKTYVPRHQKREWVSHAEQLDMTQSEFVRTMVQAGRADIGVPGATDVEPLSGESSDDASVSNESAVGRSDFGDRIVEVLRRRGALDWDELVSALVDDVESELDDALQSLQSENTIVYSGRNGGYTLTNDE; translated from the coding sequence ATGAGCAGTGACGATCGGGTTGCCGTGAAGACGTACGTGCCGCGCCATCAGAAGCGAGAGTGGGTGAGCCACGCAGAGCAACTCGACATGACGCAGAGCGAGTTCGTCCGAACGATGGTCCAGGCCGGACGCGCCGATATCGGCGTACCAGGAGCGACCGACGTCGAACCACTATCGGGCGAATCGTCCGATGACGCATCGGTATCGAACGAATCGGCAGTCGGTAGATCCGATTTCGGCGATCGAATCGTCGAGGTGTTGCGTCGACGCGGGGCGCTCGACTGGGACGAGCTCGTCTCCGCTCTGGTCGACGACGTCGAATCTGAACTCGACGACGCCCTGCAGTCGCTCCAGTCCGAAAATACGATCGTCTACAGCGGACGAAACGGCGGCTACACCCTGACGAACGATGAGTGA
- a CDS encoding PGF-CTERM-anchored ABC transporter substrate-binding protein, producing MRHRLLTLLALLVIVGTVAPGVTAAVDDPVGPTDAPPSEPVHPIQTQPSESGTACTYPLTVTDATGTSVTIDEEPGSVVAVQPSDAQLVTELGATSKLAGMPVGPYTSYLDAPANVSDVSADDGSTPVAEKVIDLDADIVLAANTVTYHDGFVEQLRNAGQTVYVYDAASSIADVRANVRLAGRLTGECAGADRTITEMNESLDVIDAAVEDRDRPLAYYSMGPNTDVTPGEGTFQHEILTRAGLENVAARANVTGWGELSNEVIVAEDPEWIVYGDSFESPPVDRALETTTAWTDDQFVVVNDNAMSQPGPLVVTVIEQIASTVHADAYAEVSENESAGSATGSETADSTGSDTSDDAAVIPGFGVAVSLLAVLSVALLSTRRS from the coding sequence ATGCGCCATCGACTACTCACGTTGCTCGCACTGCTGGTGATCGTCGGCACCGTTGCACCTGGTGTCACGGCAGCCGTGGACGATCCGGTGGGACCGACCGACGCGCCGCCCTCAGAGCCGGTCCACCCGATCCAGACCCAACCCTCCGAGTCCGGTACAGCCTGTACCTATCCACTAACGGTCACGGACGCGACTGGAACGTCGGTCACGATCGACGAAGAGCCGGGATCCGTCGTGGCCGTCCAGCCGAGTGACGCCCAGCTCGTGACGGAGCTGGGGGCGACGTCGAAACTCGCCGGTATGCCGGTCGGACCGTACACGTCGTATCTGGACGCGCCCGCGAACGTCAGCGACGTGTCGGCCGACGACGGCTCGACGCCGGTCGCCGAGAAGGTGATCGATCTGGACGCGGATATCGTCCTCGCGGCCAACACCGTCACGTACCACGACGGGTTCGTCGAACAGCTTCGAAACGCCGGACAGACCGTCTACGTCTACGACGCGGCGTCCTCAATTGCAGACGTCCGAGCCAACGTCCGCCTCGCCGGGCGCCTCACCGGGGAGTGTGCGGGTGCAGACCGGACGATTACCGAGATGAACGAGTCGTTAGATGTGATCGACGCCGCCGTGGAGGACCGGGATCGGCCCCTCGCGTACTACTCGATGGGGCCGAACACGGACGTCACACCCGGTGAGGGAACGTTCCAGCACGAAATCCTCACCAGGGCCGGCCTGGAAAACGTCGCGGCGCGTGCGAACGTCACCGGGTGGGGAGAGCTCAGCAACGAGGTCATCGTGGCCGAAGACCCCGAGTGGATCGTCTACGGCGATTCGTTCGAGTCACCACCCGTCGATCGGGCCCTCGAAACGACGACCGCGTGGACGGACGACCAGTTCGTCGTGGTGAACGACAATGCGATGAGCCAACCCGGTCCGCTCGTGGTGACGGTGATCGAGCAGATCGCGTCGACGGTGCACGCGGACGCCTACGCCGAGGTATCGGAGAACGAATCGGCGGGTTCAGCTACCGGGTCGGAGACGGCCGATTCGACCGGATCGGACACGTCGGACGACGCGGCGGTGATCCCCGGATTCGGGGTCGCCGTTTCCCTCCTGGCGGTCCTCTCGGTCGCGCTCCTGAGCACCCGGCGCAGCTGA
- the cysS gene encoding cysteine--tRNA ligase, which translates to MTLHVTNTLTGEPEPFEPQDPDDVTLYYCGLTVSDPPHLGHARSWVHVDVMHRWLAHLGYGVRHVENFTDVNEKIVARVGEDDLGDSEAEVAHSYVARTIDDMRSLNLLRAEVYPRVSEHVPEILDLIETLVEKGYAYESNGSVYFDVTTFDDYGALSNQSITDIESQGDPDERSEKRHPADFALWKADGVSPAAVEEHRHEGAAPASDSCETAQTWDSPWGEGRPGWHIECSAMSMTHLGETIDLHVGGRDLVFPHHENEIAQSEAATDQQFARYWLHCELFELDEEKMSSSLGNFVTVADAVDRWGPNVVRTFLTAGAYNSSQIYSEEAIDEAERRWERLARAHEDAIDALDSPDAHAKVTDDDLRAVIDDTVAAFSAAMNDDFNTREAQTALLDLASALNRHRESTDAFDYVGLRRGVDALETYGSILGLSFDGDATGDVSLAGELVELLLSVREQERAAGNYERADELRDELGALGVDVQDSDDGPSYRLP; encoded by the coding sequence ATGACCCTGCACGTGACGAACACGTTGACGGGCGAACCGGAACCCTTCGAGCCACAGGACCCCGACGACGTCACTCTCTACTACTGTGGCCTGACGGTCTCCGACCCGCCTCACCTCGGCCACGCCCGGTCGTGGGTCCACGTCGACGTCATGCACCGATGGCTCGCACACCTCGGTTACGGTGTCCGCCACGTGGAGAACTTCACCGACGTCAACGAGAAAATCGTCGCCCGCGTGGGCGAAGACGACCTCGGCGACTCCGAGGCCGAGGTGGCCCACAGCTACGTCGCCCGGACAATCGACGACATGCGGTCGCTCAACCTCCTCCGGGCCGAGGTGTATCCGCGCGTCTCTGAACACGTCCCGGAGATCCTCGATCTGATCGAGACGCTCGTCGAGAAGGGCTACGCCTACGAGTCGAACGGCTCGGTCTACTTCGACGTGACGACGTTCGACGACTACGGGGCACTCTCGAACCAGTCGATCACGGACATCGAATCCCAGGGTGACCCCGACGAGCGCTCGGAGAAGCGCCACCCCGCCGACTTCGCCCTCTGGAAGGCCGACGGCGTCTCGCCGGCTGCCGTCGAAGAGCATCGACACGAGGGGGCCGCGCCGGCGAGCGACTCCTGCGAGACCGCCCAGACCTGGGACTCGCCGTGGGGCGAGGGGCGCCCCGGCTGGCACATAGAGTGCTCGGCGATGAGCATGACACACCTCGGCGAGACCATAGACCTCCACGTCGGCGGCCGCGACCTCGTCTTCCCCCACCACGAGAACGAGATCGCCCAGTCCGAGGCGGCGACGGACCAGCAGTTCGCCCGATACTGGCTCCACTGCGAGCTCTTCGAACTCGACGAGGAGAAGATGTCCTCGAGCCTCGGCAACTTCGTCACCGTCGCCGACGCGGTCGATCGGTGGGGGCCGAACGTCGTCCGGACGTTCCTCACGGCGGGTGCGTACAACAGCTCGCAGATCTACAGCGAGGAGGCGATCGACGAAGCGGAGCGACGGTGGGAACGCCTCGCACGCGCACACGAGGACGCGATCGACGCTCTCGACTCGCCCGACGCGCACGCGAAGGTGACCGACGACGACCTTCGGGCGGTGATCGACGACACCGTCGCTGCCTTCAGCGCGGCGATGAACGACGACTTCAACACGCGCGAGGCGCAGACGGCCCTCCTCGATCTGGCGAGCGCGCTCAACCGTCACCGCGAATCGACCGACGCCTTCGATTACGTCGGGCTTCGACGCGGCGTCGACGCGCTCGAAACGTACGGGTCGATCCTCGGCCTCTCGTTCGACGGCGACGCAACCGGCGACGTCTCACTCGCCGGCGAGCTGGTCGAACTGCTCCTGTCCGTCCGCGAGCAGGAACGAGCTGCCGGGAACTACGAGCGCGCGGACGAACTTCGCGACGAACTCGGAGCGCTGGGCGTCGACGTCCAGGATAGCGACGACGGACCGAGCTACCGGCTCCCCTGA
- a CDS encoding DUF7523 family protein produces the protein MSLAAATRDAVDERPFLADALRAGLCNFTAVARFLDVDGDVEAVATALRRYAEELQPYETGSRSVRVTMESGIEPVDEPSDAILQVGETSLGTGRGDRTAIVATGAVDAASVAHAMERCRVAEIALTAVSFVDDTAAVFVVGRRDGANALREIEASFADAPLVDD, from the coding sequence ATGTCACTCGCGGCAGCGACACGGGATGCGGTGGACGAGCGCCCCTTTCTCGCGGACGCCCTTCGGGCAGGCCTCTGTAACTTCACGGCGGTCGCCAGATTCCTCGACGTCGACGGCGACGTGGAGGCGGTGGCGACGGCGCTGCGGCGGTACGCCGAAGAGTTACAGCCGTACGAGACAGGCAGCCGATCGGTCCGGGTCACGATGGAGAGCGGTATCGAACCCGTCGACGAACCGAGCGATGCGATCCTCCAGGTCGGCGAGACGTCGCTCGGGACGGGTCGTGGCGATCGGACGGCTATCGTCGCGACCGGGGCGGTCGACGCCGCGAGCGTCGCACACGCGATGGAGCGGTGTCGGGTCGCCGAAATCGCCCTGACCGCCGTCTCGTTCGTCGACGACACAGCCGCAGTCTTCGTCGTCGGTCGCCGCGACGGTGCGAACGCGCTCAGGGAGATCGAAGCGTCGTTCGCCGACGCGCCGCTCGTCGATGACTGA
- a CDS encoding H/ACA ribonucleoprotein complex subunit GAR1 translates to MRRAGTVVEVAQGVLVCRMADEDVDLGAMILDDSLTEVGRVVDVFGPVTEPFAAISPSDDVHPPRLVGEHVYVR, encoded by the coding sequence ATGCGTCGCGCAGGAACCGTCGTCGAGGTGGCACAGGGAGTCCTCGTCTGCCGGATGGCCGACGAAGACGTCGACCTCGGCGCGATGATCCTCGACGACTCGCTCACGGAGGTCGGGCGCGTGGTCGACGTGTTCGGTCCGGTGACGGAACCGTTCGCCGCGATATCCCCGTCGGACGACGTACACCCACCGAGACTCGTCGGCGAGCACGTCTACGTTCGGTGA
- a CDS encoding tyrosine-type recombinase/integrase — protein MSDTAHDPIEYFLEDMTHHGRNVRTYEAYERVLGQFETFLTTERNASPETATYRDCMAWVHDLRSQHAESTIATYASYLNRFYSYLERVGRHDENPMGLVIEEMDESIDTSPARRDISLPEMQAFVSGLAHPLHRSIVITLLKTGLRSGELCNLDLYDLNLSGEQYWDPRPQIDGQTGSLYVSPDHTYGERSGGVERTASNKRKRETIVPIDDELEGALRRWLAIRPDTQSRAEPVFLSTEDRWGRRLTPDHVHHIVTRYTREAGWYRSGGGARENVTPHYFRHFFTTHLRDRTGDRGIVKYLRGDVADDIIDTYTHNWGDRVRSTYLEHIYSVATS, from the coding sequence ATGAGTGACACAGCGCACGATCCGATCGAGTACTTCCTCGAGGACATGACTCACCACGGGCGTAACGTTCGAACGTACGAGGCGTACGAACGCGTACTCGGGCAGTTCGAGACGTTTCTCACGACCGAACGAAACGCGTCGCCGGAGACGGCCACGTACAGAGACTGTATGGCCTGGGTCCACGACCTGCGGAGCCAGCACGCCGAGAGTACGATCGCGACGTACGCCTCCTATCTGAATCGATTTTACTCGTACCTGGAGCGGGTCGGGCGTCACGACGAGAATCCGATGGGGCTCGTGATCGAAGAGATGGACGAATCGATCGATACCAGCCCCGCGCGGCGAGACATCTCCCTCCCGGAGATGCAGGCGTTCGTGTCCGGTCTCGCGCACCCGTTGCACCGGTCGATCGTGATCACGTTGTTGAAAACGGGGCTGCGATCCGGCGAACTCTGTAATCTCGATCTGTACGATCTCAATCTGAGCGGCGAGCAGTACTGGGACCCGCGTCCGCAGATCGACGGCCAGACCGGCTCACTGTACGTCTCTCCCGATCACACCTACGGAGAGCGAAGCGGCGGGGTCGAGCGGACCGCCTCGAACAAGCGAAAACGTGAGACGATCGTTCCGATCGACGACGAACTCGAGGGAGCGCTCCGTCGCTGGCTCGCGATCCGACCCGATACACAATCTCGCGCCGAACCGGTCTTTTTGAGCACCGAGGATCGGTGGGGACGTCGCCTCACGCCGGATCACGTCCACCACATCGTCACTCGCTACACGCGTGAGGCCGGCTGGTATCGGTCCGGAGGTGGCGCCCGAGAAAACGTCACACCGCACTACTTTCGACACTTCTTCACCACACACCTCCGGGATCGGACGGGCGACCGCGGGATCGTAAAGTACCTTCGCGGCGATGTCGCCGACGATATCATCGACACCTACACTCACAACTGGGGTGATCGCGTCCGTTCGACGTATCTGGAACACATTTATTCGGTGGCCACGAGTTGA
- the srp19 gene encoding signal recognition particle subunit SRP19 produces the protein MVENVIWPAYLDADRSRNEGRRVPRDIAVPEPTVEEIAKAVQQVGYDASVERDKAYSREPWTHRGRVVVRGADDSTKNDLVQAVAAYVGAMRS, from the coding sequence ATGGTCGAGAACGTGATCTGGCCCGCTTACCTCGACGCCGACCGAAGCCGGAACGAGGGTCGGCGGGTTCCGCGGGACATCGCCGTCCCCGAACCGACGGTCGAGGAGATCGCGAAGGCGGTACAGCAAGTGGGGTACGACGCCTCGGTCGAGCGCGACAAAGCCTACTCGCGCGAGCCGTGGACCCACCGCGGTCGTGTCGTCGTCCGTGGCGCGGACGACTCGACGAAGAACGACCTGGTACAGGCCGTCGCCGCGTACGTCGGGGCGATGCGTAGCTAA